One Nocardia iowensis DNA window includes the following coding sequences:
- a CDS encoding VOC family protein, with amino-acid sequence MTNPATTEATTRTAVWPTLAFRDGRAMATFLVEAFGFRQTALYAREDDPSIIEHGEMRWPLGGGIMFGTACKDAGPFGERTPGHDSVYVVCDDPDALFTRATAAGAEVIRGLRDEDYGSRGFVVRDPEGNLWSFGTYWGE; translated from the coding sequence ATGACGAATCCAGCAACCACCGAAGCCACCACCCGCACCGCCGTCTGGCCGACCCTGGCCTTCCGCGACGGGCGGGCCATGGCCACATTCCTCGTCGAGGCGTTCGGCTTCCGGCAGACCGCGCTCTACGCCCGCGAGGACGACCCGTCGATCATCGAGCACGGCGAAATGCGTTGGCCGCTCGGCGGGGGCATCATGTTCGGCACCGCTTGCAAGGACGCGGGCCCATTCGGCGAACGCACACCGGGCCACGACTCGGTCTACGTGGTCTGCGACGACCCGGACGCCTTGTTCACCCGCGCCACCGCCGCAGGCGCCGAAGTGATCCGCGGCCTGCGCGACGAAGACTACGGCTCACGCGGCTTCGTCGTCCGCGACCCCGAGGGAAACCTCTGGAGCTTCGGCACCTATTGGGGTGAATAG
- a CDS encoding TIGR03086 family metal-binding protein, with amino-acid sequence MDISELDARALHDLVPIVEALTDADLGAPTPCIGWQVRDLLQHMNSEHEAVSELLLPESAVLDADPRKAFGQIISRWITATGAALTDGRAISVPKFGTEFPAESLLSIHFADMLVHRWDIAKALGVDPDLPEDLVGLALPIALSIPDTGPLRGVNGYAQAVPIPDSAPPTDRLVAALGRSPDWQRP; translated from the coding sequence ATGGACATCTCCGAGCTAGACGCTCGTGCACTGCATGATCTGGTGCCAATCGTCGAGGCGCTGACCGATGCCGATCTGGGGGCGCCGACCCCCTGCATCGGGTGGCAAGTGCGGGACTTGCTGCAGCACATGAATTCCGAGCACGAGGCGGTATCCGAACTACTGCTTCCCGAGTCGGCCGTGCTCGACGCGGATCCCCGAAAAGCCTTCGGGCAGATAATCTCCCGCTGGATCACCGCTACCGGCGCTGCCCTCACCGATGGCCGGGCGATCAGTGTGCCGAAGTTCGGCACGGAATTTCCGGCCGAGTCCCTTCTGTCGATCCACTTCGCCGACATGCTGGTGCACCGCTGGGATATCGCGAAAGCCTTGGGCGTCGACCCCGACCTGCCTGAGGACTTGGTCGGCCTGGCGCTGCCCATCGCACTGTCGATACCCGACACCGGCCCACTGCGCGGCGTCAACGGCTATGCGCAGGCGGTCCCCATCCCCGACTCCGCTCCACCCACCGATCGACTCGTGGCGGCTCTCGGCCGCTCCCCCGACTGGCAACGCCCCTAA
- a CDS encoding carbohydrate ABC transporter permease: MVRRVLRGVGIYAVLMGIAWCALAPILWALSGSLKRSGEIAEQTLLPASPQWSNYGRVFDLLPLGRMLVNTAVYAVCVTAGQVFFCSLAGYAFARLRFRGREVLFVAYLGTLMVPLTVTVIPQFLLMRALGWVDTPWAMIVPGLFGSAFGTYLMRQFFYTLPMELEEAAILDGCSTWQVYWRVLLPHTRPALMVLAVLTWITVWNDFLWPLVMIQRNEIATATLGLVRLQGQYHTQWPILMAASMVILLPLLLVYAIAQRAFVRGIAMSGLGGR, translated from the coding sequence ATGGTGCGGCGGGTGCTGCGGGGCGTGGGGATCTATGCGGTGCTGATGGGCATCGCGTGGTGTGCGTTGGCGCCGATTCTGTGGGCTCTGTCCGGGTCGTTGAAGCGGAGCGGGGAGATTGCCGAGCAGACGCTCCTTCCGGCGAGTCCGCAGTGGTCCAACTACGGCAGGGTGTTCGATCTGCTACCGCTCGGGCGGATGCTGGTCAACACCGCGGTCTACGCGGTGTGCGTCACCGCCGGTCAAGTGTTCTTCTGCTCGCTAGCCGGATATGCGTTCGCGCGCTTGCGGTTCCGTGGGCGTGAGGTGCTGTTCGTCGCCTATCTCGGCACGCTGATGGTGCCGCTGACCGTGACGGTAATCCCGCAGTTCCTGCTGATGCGGGCGCTCGGCTGGGTGGATACGCCGTGGGCGATGATCGTGCCCGGCCTGTTCGGCAGCGCCTTCGGCACCTACCTGATGCGACAGTTCTTCTACACCCTGCCAATGGAATTGGAGGAGGCGGCCATCCTGGACGGCTGCTCCACCTGGCAGGTCTACTGGCGAGTTCTGCTGCCGCACACCCGCCCCGCCCTGATGGTGCTCGCCGTGCTCACCTGGATCACCGTCTGGAACGACTTCCTGTGGCCGCTCGTCATGATCCAGCGCAATGAGATCGCTACCGCCACACTGGGATTAGTACGCCTCCAGGGGCAGTATCACACTCAGTGGCCGATTCTCATGGCCGCATCGATGGTCATTCTGCTGCCGCTGCTCCTTGTGTACGCGATAGCGCAGCGCGCGTTCGTTCGCGGTATCGCCATGTCCGGACTCGGGGGCCGTTGA
- a CDS encoding carbohydrate ABC transporter permease: MARKRERAGWVFVAPNVVAVGVFLLFPLGFSLYLSFYSWDLFRPMRFVGVENYRRLVGADPLFLIALRNSAVFTVLTLVPTVVIGLGIAAALNRKLAGIGIFRTVAFLPLVASTVAMAVVWRFIFTDDGVLDIGLAWVGVGPVPWLTDPELALVSLSVVTVWKSVPFATVILLAAMQGVPEPLYEAAKIDGAGALRRFSAITLPLIRGPLSFVFVITIINSVQAFDQVYALTGSNGGPETGTYLLGIMLFQHAFGFYEVGYASALAWVIFAILLVLTMVQLWFARREAVDL; encoded by the coding sequence CTGGCGCGGAAGCGGGAGCGCGCTGGGTGGGTGTTTGTGGCGCCCAATGTGGTGGCGGTGGGGGTGTTTCTGTTGTTTCCGTTGGGGTTTTCGTTGTATCTGAGCTTCTATTCGTGGGATCTGTTTCGGCCGATGCGGTTTGTGGGGGTGGAGAACTATCGGCGGTTGGTGGGGGCGGATCCGTTGTTTCTCATCGCCTTGCGGAACAGTGCGGTGTTCACTGTGCTCACGTTGGTGCCGACGGTGGTGATCGGGTTGGGGATCGCCGCGGCGTTGAATCGGAAGTTGGCCGGTATCGGGATCTTTCGGACGGTGGCGTTTTTGCCGCTGGTTGCTTCCACGGTGGCGATGGCGGTGGTGTGGCGGTTCATCTTCACCGACGACGGGGTGCTCGATATCGGGTTGGCCTGGGTCGGTGTGGGACCGGTGCCGTGGTTGACCGATCCGGAGTTGGCGTTGGTCTCGCTGAGTGTGGTGACGGTGTGGAAGAGCGTGCCGTTCGCGACGGTCATCCTGCTGGCCGCGATGCAGGGGGTGCCGGAGCCGCTGTACGAGGCGGCGAAGATCGACGGAGCCGGTGCGCTGCGGCGGTTTTCGGCGATCACGCTGCCGCTGATCCGTGGGCCGCTGTCGTTCGTGTTCGTGATCACCATCATCAATTCGGTGCAGGCGTTCGATCAGGTGTACGCGCTCACCGGAAGTAACGGGGGACCGGAGACCGGCACCTATCTGCTGGGAATCATGTTGTTCCAGCACGCTTTCGGGTTCTACGAGGTCGGGTATGCGTCGGCGTTGGCGTGGGTGATCTTCGCGATTTTGTTGGTGCTCACCATGGTGCAGTTGTGGTTTGCCCGGCGGGAGGCCGTTGACCTGTGA
- a CDS encoding ABC transporter substrate-binding protein: MSPVRRRTLLGSALAVPVLTACAAADDALTFFFQARPEEARVRLRIIEEFQKRHPDIRIRTIMSGPDPQQQLLTYCAGGKCPDVIMAWELLYAGLAERGVLLDLRTLLDREPEYAETLRRDSYPALYDTFTYAGGQYALPEQWSGVFLYYNRDLFTEAGLTPPTRWGDAWSFDEFLDVAGTLTRSGRTRQWGFADAWVPYYSAACFGMNNGAEWFTPSVAPNRANLGDPRFAEGFQFYADLAVRHRVAPKVADRLSISAPDLFRGGRAAMVLGGHWLYSEFAGQDDLSIDVTVLPVGPHGGAGAITAVGSTGLSIAASSPRVEQAWEFVKFATGPVGQAIIAASGLFVPVLKSAMSSPGFAAAHHDIRNRDVFTEGPDNSRPLPITPAWGKVSALLERGSTRVLRGAATATSLNGQFAADLDALLRDP, from the coding sequence GTGTCACCGGTTCGCCGTCGCACTCTGCTCGGCTCGGCGCTGGCTGTCCCGGTGCTGACCGCGTGCGCGGCCGCCGACGACGCGCTGACCTTCTTCTTCCAGGCCAGGCCGGAGGAGGCGCGGGTGCGGCTGCGGATCATCGAGGAATTCCAGAAGCGGCACCCGGACATCAGGATTCGCACCATCATGTCCGGTCCGGATCCGCAGCAGCAGCTGCTCACCTACTGTGCGGGCGGCAAGTGTCCGGACGTGATCATGGCCTGGGAGCTGCTCTATGCCGGGCTCGCCGAGCGTGGCGTGCTGCTGGATCTGCGTACCCTGCTCGATCGGGAACCCGAGTACGCGGAAACCTTGCGCCGGGACAGTTATCCGGCGTTGTACGACACCTTCACCTATGCCGGTGGGCAGTACGCGCTACCCGAACAGTGGTCCGGGGTGTTTCTCTATTACAACCGGGACCTGTTCACAGAGGCGGGTCTGACACCACCTACTCGGTGGGGTGACGCCTGGTCGTTCGACGAATTCCTCGATGTCGCAGGCACGCTCACCCGTTCCGGGCGGACCCGGCAGTGGGGCTTCGCCGACGCCTGGGTGCCGTACTACTCGGCCGCCTGCTTCGGCATGAACAACGGCGCGGAGTGGTTCACGCCGTCGGTGGCGCCGAACAGGGCCAATCTCGGTGATCCAAGGTTCGCCGAAGGGTTCCAGTTCTACGCCGATCTCGCGGTGCGGCATCGGGTGGCGCCGAAAGTAGCTGATCGGCTGTCGATTTCGGCGCCTGATCTGTTCCGTGGCGGCCGGGCCGCGATGGTGCTCGGTGGGCATTGGCTGTATTCCGAATTCGCCGGGCAGGACGACCTTTCCATCGACGTCACCGTGTTGCCCGTCGGGCCGCACGGCGGGGCCGGTGCGATCACCGCTGTCGGCAGTACCGGGCTGTCCATCGCGGCCAGCAGTCCGCGCGTCGAACAGGCTTGGGAGTTCGTCAAATTCGCCACCGGGCCGGTGGGGCAGGCCATCATCGCCGCGTCGGGGCTGTTCGTGCCGGTGCTGAAATCCGCGATGAGCTCACCCGGTTTCGCTGCGGCACACCATGACATCCGAAACCGCGACGTTTTCACCGAAGGTCCCGACAACTCCCGACCCCTACCGATCACGCCAGCCTGGGGCAAAGTCTCCGCCCTCCTCGAACGCGGATCCACCCGCGTCCTACGCGGCGCTGCCACCGCCACCTCCCTCAACGGCCAATTCGCTGCGGACCTAGACGCTCTACTAAGAGACCCGTGA